The Glycine soja cultivar W05 chromosome 4, ASM419377v2, whole genome shotgun sequence genomic sequence ATACCTATGGGACCAAAAGtacaattaagaaaaaaaatgaagtactAAAGTCTAAAatctaaaatgaattaatttaaaagttaaaaaatagttgatcAAGTTATCAAATAGATTTAGGTTGAAAAGGGATAAATCGAAGAATTGAACCAATTATATTTGGTGTAGTTTgaattttaaggaaaaaaagccAATTAACTCaaccaaatttattaatttgatttggatTGTTGGATTCATCAAGTCGATCCAATCTAATAAATACCTCTACTTgaaatttaaagactaaaaatatattaaatgttgGAAAAGATTAAATCCAAATTTCTAGATATTTTGACGAActataacatattttatttggaaaaaggaaacaaaaaaataggtCATCAAATTCATGTTTAGACAATAAATTTGAGTATAACAAGTGGTGTTTTgtgaaatcaaaatcaaaataggaAAGCAATGGTCACACTTATTCCTATTTTTCATTGGCTTCAATGTCTTTCaattctattttgtttgtttttgtgtttaagttttattaataaaatttgtgataaagacatagaaaaggaaaagaaaaataccctATGAACTTTGAGAAGTTCAAGAATGCCAAGAACAATGTCGTTGACGTAGCAAAATCCAGAGGCTTTAGTCTTTTTAGCATGGTGCCAACCCCCAGCCCAATTGATGGTGATGTCGGCATTGGAGCAGTTTAGGCAAACAGCAGCACCGATAGAGCCGCCAGCAGAGACACGACAAAAGTCGAAAAGGCCGTTCAAGATAGGGAAATCCCCACCGATGTTGAAGCGCTTAAGTTGGCAATAGTTGGAATCAAAGTTTTCAGCAAGGATCTGTGGTGAAACAGTGGACAGGAACTCGACATAGTCATCGGAATGGAAGCGGGCAATGTCAACCTTGTCGGCAAGGAAAGGGCGATTGATTTGCATGAGTCGATGTAGCCCATAGTGGACGATGAGGTTGTGGGTAATGTCAACACGAAAAGGATTCATTGGGTACTCTTCACCATGATAGTGGGCGTCGATGTTCGGTTTGTAGAAATATGTCACTCTACGCTTATTTGCATCCATACCCACAGATGGTAATGAAACACCATTCTCTATTTCTGCTCTCTCCCTTgttgccattattttctctcttttctctctactTCCGTCAACCAAACACTCCAAACccttctcctctctctctctttctcttctccttctACGACCTAGTGTTTcaaatttatatgatatgtataattTGATTGTTCTAACATTCCAAAACTGTccctcaaattttaattaattgaattaaatcttgaaaattataaaaatatcctctaaattttcaaattatgacATTTTAATTCTTCTCGTTATAAGTTTAAGAGGGGCGTTAtcaatacacttttttcaacaCATATTCTCTTATTGGTTAAAGTTACTAAAAACTTCAAAATTAgaagaaagataaattaaataagaaatgaaatccaccaaaatttgtgatttctaataaatttaaaccaataataaaaaatatttttagagaaTGTTGCTAgcatttttataagattaaaaaattataatgattataTTCGATAGTaacatcataatttaaaaataatcttcatttttctgcaacaaaaatatttttcattcaaaaatatcaaaaagtggataacatttttataattttaaaaattaaagtaatgaaTACTTATGAATGGAAAtcaaaagtaaatatataatttaaaaaattaaattaattaactcctaattttaatatattattcatGCAACTAAAATTTagtgttaattttaattacatctGTCCATTAAATAAATTGTGAATCAAAGTAAGGTTAGaatattctcttaaaaaataccACATTTAGTACTTgataatgattcaaataaaattgacaaaaaaacacttatgCGGGAAAATGTAAGTCAAATTAAACACGtatactttatttaaaaaatagaaaattatgtGTCCAACTTAATTTTGTATGTGTTTTTGTTATTAGAGTAGATTTGTTGTCTtgaatagtttaaattttttatataattatatttgttaagatttttaatcattttaattaattaacttgaattataaaaacaaaatttgtatatattaactATTTAAGTGTTACTTAAAGTACATTAtctctatttttatatataaaaaacaaattcctaattcatcaaaattaataaagtaGTTAAATTGGcttatttcaaataatatgatcataaatttaaattttatttaaaaatatccatagaattatatattaattgatttaaatgGTGGTTAAATATAATCACACTAATAGCAGggaatttgaataatttttttatcctaagTTTTAACCTTGTTCccattgtaagaaaaaaaaacatgtaatcaACCAACATGTAGATTTTAATCAAAAACTTGTAATCATCATTGGAGATCAACATGAATAGTCAAATTGTCTTGCTCACGGGTTATActaacaataaatattataaatgtattttctgtgtacttttaaatataatttttaatattaattaaaatttataattagactCGCTTTTAGGAGAATGAAATTTGTTAAATGAAAATTGAGACACacgttatttaataattttaaataaatttaaatgtacTTAAAGTGttactaaaataatataaataaaaggaaaaaatataaatataatatagagatgaaaaataaagagagatgttatttaacaataactttttagttgtttattaaCCAACGATGATGGTCACACTAACATGTCAATGCTAAATTAAGATAAAGTGTTAATTTCATTTTGATCTCGAAGTTTTCAAACATACCGCCAAAAACCTATAGAtgaattatatgtatataaattattttacttttttaaaaagacCTAAATATCAACTTAGTTATTGTAAGTTctctttttttcaagttttgtctctaagttttttttaaaggtaTCTTACAATAGAAAATATAGCTAGAACAATATCATTTCAGTTGATTTATCTGATggtttcttttgttcattttgtctttatatagtttatattttttcaattttaatattgacaattttttttgcttattttagtCCCAATAAATTttgcattattttaattttatcctgtAAAACGTAAatttaaaaggattaaaaatgaaaaaattaaaaacttaaaagaattaaaatttaaagatcacaaaattataaggacaaaaatgaaaaaaaaaatagaggaaccaaaaattgaaaaaaatataaacttttaggaattaaaagtgaacaatttttttataagggactaaaattaaaaacacaaacttaCATGATTGAATTGGTATTTAAGCcttttaggaataaaaaatttaatttataatatgaaagtatttaatgtatgcatgtatttaatattattaataattaaagataaaaagtattattaataattcataaaaaaatttaatgttattaataagtacttataaaatattaaataatattatttatgatatttattaaatctaatatataaataaaattaataatatcattaaatataatatttatgaaatataatattCTTTAGGTAGAAATAcaatgcattttaaaaaattaataaatgcttattaaatatataacttttttatataaacttatcTATATTACCAATAAGTAGTTGATTCGAGTGATATTGAGTTGAGATCTTTTAAATAAGGTATCAAATTGGAGTcttgttggaaaaaaaatataattaaaaaaagaaattttactaaaattgattaatcaaaattttcaacaaaaattaatcattgatAAAACCTATAAATATGTTACGCCAATGTCAAGATGatccaggaaaaaaaacttatataaactaaaaatgtaTATTGAAAGTAATGATTACAAAATcatcattaaataatattatttattatatttaataatacaatatataattaatattagataATACATACACTTTACTAATgtagtatttatataaaattatttattaaatataatatataattaatattacatacgctttattaatatagtatttttataaatattaaataaaattatttattatatatgtataaaaagtattagtcattatatttattaaatataacataTAAGGGATCGGATCCGTTACCAGAATCTCTTATAACATACAGCaaatgtatgtattttttttaattcttgcaATAAATGTTAACCATTGAATTCAAATAATCTAATGGTCTTAAATTTTCCaaactgatttttttataaaaaaaaaagtaaaaataaacgcctaataaaaaaaatgcgacCTAAAATCAATAAGATAGATTACATTCTGAGTCTTGATGCATATATGAACCTctgaaatttaattcaattaaactttatgttaaaaaaatgtttgtaatGGGATCTCAATTCAATTGAAGAATTACTTTTGTGATAGTTAATTACActcctttcatttattttttaaaagaaacacgTAAGCAAAATTTAGggcatttttaaattaaaatttgtaaacttAATTTGAATTAAACTAAGTTTACAAATTGAGTTTAGTAAATAAAAGCAACTCAAGTTGTGTTTTTCgaggataattttaaaaatcaacatttatataatattataatattcatacgataaacagaaaaaaaatcataaatatatatttactgtattattcataaaataatatattatctcaaaataaatatatattgacaaatatatattgacttgagaataaaatttgtttagtttaagattctatattaacaatttaattatatgcGGATTATATTAGGTTTTGGTTAGATCTAATTTGGtttccaaaattttaattggattggaagGGGTCATGAAGGATTCCATCTCCTTACATTCCTAATTTCAATCAATTGATGGCACTTATTACTTATATACCTATATTTTCTAAGTACACCGCTAAACCCCTTTTATGCCCCTTAATTACCCATTATACTATTTTTGGTACACCTCTTTTGCTTTCTAAAAATGTATTTCTAAAATTACATATATCTATTCTACAAATGTATTTTCAGAACTATGATTCATAGTTCCAAAGATATATTTCTAGattaggtatatatttttttaataaaatatcacttaagaattaagatggttggtaagaaataaaaattaagatgatAAATGTTTATCTTACATCcatatttgttagttttatttttatcttatcattagtattatttaaatcctatgtaaaattttattttcatcttatctttattattttttaaacatataatattatatttccatcattattatacaatattttcacaaaaatttaattgaatttgtcGATTCACGGATTGAATTTGATCCCCTTACACTCTTAATTCCAATCCATTAATAACACTTGCTATTTACACACCTATTTTTCTAAGTACAGCCTTGTACCCCATTTCTACATCTTAATTATCCATTATATCCTTTTTCTTAAAGAAGTAcacctcttttattttttggaaatgtatttctAGAATTGCATATACCTATTCTAGAAATGTATCTCCGGAACTATGATTTATAGTTCCTAACATATAGCTCCTGAGATATACTTCTGGActaggtatatattttttaataaaatatcacttaagaattaagatggttgataagaaataaaaaataagataataaatgTTTATCTTGTACCCATgttagttagttttattttcatcctATCATTAGTGTTCTTTAAATCCTATCTAAAATAAGATAGGATAAAAATAAGACTAACAAAGATGGGTATTCAATAAGTGTTtatcatctttatttttaatttatcgtCAATCATCTTAATTATTAActgatattttattgaaaaatatatatctattcttgaagtatATCTCTGGAACTATGATCATAGTTCTAGAGATACATTTTCAGAATAGGTACATGTAattctaaaaatacatttttagaaagtaaaaagggtttacttttttaagaaaaagggCAATTGAGAGGTAGAAACGAGTGTACTTAGGGAAAACATAGGTATGAATAGCAAGAACCTCAACTGATTTATTACTTTGAGGCCACTTAGAAATTGGATTTTTCTTCATGCACCCAACCTAACTTCTTCTACAccaaacataaatattaaaatcccAACCTTActcatgtttacttctttttcttctttcgttcgttgttttttttttcatatatcatTCTCTGTTTTGTTTTGGCTGAGCTCCTCCTTCGTTGTCGTGGTTGGTTTGGTCGAGGTGCATTGTCGTGGTGGTTTGTTTGTAGTTTGTGGTTGTCGTCGTGGTGGGTGTTGTGGTGCAACGACAAAGGAGGTAAGTTTTTTTGTCTGCAACTTGAAATTTGATCTGTGTGAATTCGTAATATACATACGGATCGACAATCCGTAGGATTCATACGAATTGATAATCCGTAAGTTTCATACAAATTGACAGTCCGTATGATTCATACAAATTGGTAATCTGTAAGTTTCATACGGATGTTCTTACGGATTATCAATCCATATGAATCATACGGATTACCAATCCGtataacctattttttttataaaaaatataaatttaatttttaattttttttaaaaatttagttatattttttaatatatttatgtaaatattatttcattaactAGTTTATGCAAgtgtataaaatatgaaaatttagatataaattttcatatatatgcttatcaatttcaatgtaatatattagtatatgtagtaaaaaaataataaaattgtgtgataatatatgttaaaaaacatatttattaatttatcaacatACTTATCTAGTGTAGAagactttaaaataaatttcaacatggaacttttttttaaaataaatagatttatttataataattagaatTATGTATGGTGTTTTTAGGTGTCGTTAGtttctaattgattttttaatgttttgttaaaatgaacaaagaTTAGTGGATATATGACATCATAATGGGTGAAGTTAATATGAATGAAGACAATGGAAATGAACTTGATgtgtttgaaaatatatattgttttgatgccttcaatacttctcaagtattgatattgttttgtattttgttaaagtaattaaatgaatGTCCCTTAAAGACTAAACATGTATTATTCCTTTTGAAGGTGTTTGCTACCTGTGATGATGTTTTGCATTGGGCTCGCTTTATTGTGTATGATATTGGTTTTGTGGCGGTGATAATGAGGTCAGACACAAATACTGAAAAGAGAGGAAAGATCTcatatgttttaattggttgtgagaGAAGTGAAAAATATAGAGCAAACAAGAAAGATTTAGTATGAACAGTGACTGATTGTAGAAAATGTGATTGTCCCTTTAAGCTACGTGCGAAATCAGTGTTGGGAGGTGAAGGgtggatggtgaagttaataTGTGGGACTCATAATCATGCATTCACTAAGTCATTCGTTggacatctatatattggtcgATTGATTGAGGATGAGAAgattattattggtgatatgacaaagtcatgGTCAAACCAAAGAATATTCTTCTCACTTTGAAGAAGCACAATGTCAACAATAGTATAACAACAAAGCTagtatacaatgcaagatatgCATACCGTTATTCTATAAGAGGCAATAATAGTGAAATACAACaattaatgaagcttcttgaatgcGATCACTATATTCATTAACATAAActaaaggatgaagatgttgtacGTGATATATTTTAGACTCATCCAAATGTAGTGAAATTAACCAATGCCTATAATTTGATATTTCTCATAGATAGTACTTACAAAACAAACAGATACAAGCTTTCCTTTACTTGACATTGTTGGTGTGCACATACTAGGATGACATTTTCAGCTGCATTTGCCTATTTGAAAGGATAACATATAAACAATGTTGTTTGGACTTTGAAATGGTGTCAAGGTATTTTTCTGAGACGTGATGCAATACCTTAAGCTATTGTTACTGATAGAGATTCAACATTGATGAATGTAGTGAAAATTGTTTTCCCTGAGACAACTAACTTGTTGTGTCAGTTTCAcattgataagaatgtgaaggcaaaatgtaaaacccttttgggttaaaaaaatgcatgagattaTGTCATGGAAGCATGAGGGAGTTGTTGATgaattggcaagtgcaccaatgcgtcccaagtagtaaagttaaaacaaaaGTTCGAGTTCTAAATCCACagagactttgtttgtacttaggtagatgaatattttgttaataaaagaagttaaagaaaattgacttgaaaaggttatgagaaaaacaataatttaaattaacaaaaaattaaatcaaacaagaggaaaaattaaacaagaatttaattaattaattaaagatagaaaagatgagaaaatccaATAATATTGTAGAAGGAAATTCAGAAGATGAGGATGTTGAGAACTTAGCATACCAGagttattttgtaatgttaataatttttcactatttataattatttcaatttacacaTGTATCTACcagtatactctaactttggtcccccgcatgaaagagcctaatttatctattttctctcccaaatccctttgcagagctaaaatagtaaattgtattaagaatagagatgtataacaggttaaacaaatatcaatttatCCCTAGTGAGAACTTTATTTAGATACTTTTTcctagttctattagaaaataatgtttcccAATGCTACCCATAAAACTTACCATGAAAATGGATGATTAAGCCATaagcaataatattaagtacaagaaaagataatgcaaatgtaatattcataaatagataggaagagaaattacatcaagagtagttggTTGTCAAGTTTTCAACAAAAGATgtttagtctctcattgtcatggagGTTTTACAATTCCAAGagggaaaatatttaaaaaggggaaaaaagataagaaagggaatggagggAAGGAATGACTCTCAATGTTTGCTTCTCCGTCTTCTAACTTTTGTCttctataaggaattgtattttattgaaatttatgtgtgtcttttccttcttctcttttcttctatcttcttcttttataggtgtaGATTAACAGGCTTCTGAATTAgtctatttttcttaattagtctcttttccttaattagtcttgtttccttaattagtcttgctttccttaattagccttatttccttaattagccctgttttccttaattattcttgttttcttgagttttattttactcactaagcatcataaattcataacttttaatatGCTCtgtacaaaaacttaaatgatgttaatttaacaattattttctcaaaaaagaaaaattaagagagaaaaattacaaattcctatataatttaaccccaaaatatattcataattaGCAGTTATTAGGAGTCTGGTGGATTATCCTTCTAAGCAAGAGTTCGATGATTGTCttatgaagtttgaaattgTTTGCTTACCATGGTCAATGTTTGTTGACCATGTCAAACAAACATGGTTAATTCCTTATAAGCAAAGATTTGTTAAAGCCTCGatgaataaggtgatgcatctaggaaacacaacaactaacATATATGAAAATTGTAAATGTATATTAGTTTTAATAACAACACATCAgtggataaaaataattgtttgtatttttcaaatgcaaggTTGAGTTTGCGCATTGGCCCTTAAAGAGACTATTGTAGAATAGCTTTAGAGACATATGTAGTGTTTGGAAatccatgaacaacatgatcactctGGAAGACACTaaaattgtttgtatttttcAAATGCAGGGTTGAGTTTGCGCATTGGGCCTTAAAGAGACTACTGCATAATAGTCTTggatgttggatcgagtggcctcataataattaagaagggggggttgaattaattattcctaaaccttaactaattaaaaatttactcttctaaggattttactatgttgttaagagaataaggagtagaagagaaacttaaccaaaagtaaaagcggaaattaaaatgcatagcggaaagtaaaagagtagggatgaagaagacaaacacacaagagtttttatactggttcggcaacaacccgtgcctacatccagtccccaagtgacctgcggtccttgagatttctttcaaccttgtaaaaatccttttacaagcaaagatccacaagggatgtaccctcccttgttctcattgaacctagtggatgtatcctccaccagaactgatccacaagagatgtgctctctcttgttctcagtcaacaatccaagtagatgtaccctttacttgtaccacaaaggatgtatcctccaatgtgttaagacaaagatctcagccggttaaacctttgatactttgtgaatggggatacaaaagaattctcaggcggttagtcctttgaacacttttgtatatgggaaagggaagaatcaaaagaattctcagactgtatcattttgaattctttgacaagggagcagggagacataaaaaaattcaggcggttagtccttcgtacttttggaaaaggaagaagagagacacaaaaagaattcaggcggttagtccttggcgaattctttttggcaaagggagaagagatgaaaagaatgaatagcacaagttttcaaggtttagaaaaccagaaaactttggaaagcttttggcacaaagaagaagaagaagaagttcaaagagattcaaggcttgtaaaggattgtataagattgattggaaaagtatattgaaaagcaaatcaaagccttgcttttatagactcttcatgtctggccaagagaaccatttagaagagttataacttttagaaacacttaaaaacaaattgaaaaagtcaaaaaccttttgaagagttacatcttttgatttattcagaaacaatcaccggtaatcgattaccaaatcagtgtaatcgattacacaaggcttttatgtgaaaggatgtgactcttcatatttgaatttgaatttcaacgttcaaaggcactggtaatcgattaccaaaacattgtaatcgattacaactttttgaaattaattggaacgttgtaaatttagtttgaaaactttttcaaatccattttgctactggtaatcgattacaacaatctgataatcgattatcagagagtaaaaactctttggtaaacatgttttgagaaaaaccatgtgctactcaatttttaagaaaaccttttcatacttatcttgattcttgaatcttgagtcttgaatcttgatctcttgaatcttgattcttgattcttgattcttgaattcaactttcctcttgaatcttgaagtgttcttgattctatcttgaatatcttgaactcattctttgattgacctttgagctttttgtcatcgcctttgtcatcatctttagttatcatctttgttatcatcaaaacatctttgaatcactcttgattcaccatgaagctttgcttctacattggAGACCTACGTAGTAGTTGGAAatccatgaacaacatgatcactctGGAAGACATTAAAATTAAGGCATCTTTTGAGACAAAAACACATGTTGTCGAAGATGTGTTTAAAGTTATCTTATACAAGAGACTAATTGGCACGATATCAAGGTATGTGTTAAATTAGATTGTTGCTAAGTTTGAGCGAGTAAATTATGCTGGCATTGATAGTTCTCGTTGTGGATGTAGAAGGAGAACTACTCATAGTCTTCTGTGTGCAAGTGAGCTAGCTAGATATGTCCTTAGTAGCATATCACTTGACACGatccatatgttttggcggAGGTTAAGTTTTTTAGACTAAGGTTTATCTGAGCCCAAAGTTTACATAATCGAAGAGATGAAAGCCATATCCAAGCGATTTGAAGATCTTGATGTACGTAACAAAGTGACTCTAAAGAGTAAACCTCAGAAAATTGCCTACCCTAATCTAAATTCTATGTGTACTCCTCATGAAAAGGTCAAAACAAAAGGTGCTAAAAAGAAACAGATCATCAAACAACAAAGATCAACAAAGCatgatccgtcttactgggagtatgtggATGCATTACATTCTATGTAAAATAACAATTCTTTAGTGAAACATTATGCATCATCATCTGaacaaccaaaaccaaagagGAAGATGccaatgttggatcaatttcacccatgcattcatgatttcattgaaaatattGTTGACGTCAAAGCTTATGGTAATTGTGGATATCACACAATGGTTTGATGATTATATACACCTGTTTGGTGGCATAGACAAATATAAGGAGTTAAAACGATcgctacttgttgatggattatccaTGATATGAGGAGTTAAAACGGCCTTATATCTCATTTAAAATTAGTCATTTGCTCTTATTGATTGATTCAATCAAAGCCTGTTATTCTTTCGCATCTCTTCTAATTCCTTAAGTTCTCTCAAAATTCAGGTATTTTGTTCCATTGGAATTATTCAACACCCACATGTATAACTAGATTTTGGATACAAACCCAAGATCCCAATTGGAATCATTGACCACTTAAGTATAGTAGTATCTGATTATTGAAAACCTACATGATAAATAGGTAACCTCTTCTGCACGCGAGGAAGTAAAGTGTACAATTGAAATCACCAACAAAGtgtcattttgcaataaaaaaaatagtaacattTCTTTTATGAATACTAATATAGTAACATTAAGTTGTGGACTTAGATCAAACGTTATATTTCACAAGTATTTTagttcatttttaatattaactgaaaaatttatttgattgtttggtaaacaatatttttaatagtttctagtattttttgaaacactacttgaaatagtattttttaaaatgctagatttttatattttttatttttatccttaatatatttatcaaaatttcttattacccttttaaaataaattaattgtatttttttatatcattttatattttttaactacctaaataattaattttaccaaacacataatttaataagttaaatttttatttttcagctaTCATCTACTAGTTAACTTTTCAtatttcaactattttttaattaatttttccaaATATAGTACAATGGAGCaaattattcattaatttgTGATCGGACCAATccattggaccattaaaaactaagatatttaatttttctattttttaaaactgagAATTTTAGTTTAACATTCTAGTTGAATTGGTTGACCGTTAAGTCTTTGTGTTTGTGTTAATTGCTACTAGGTAACGTGGCATagtagtttttgtttttgtttttaatttatatattaataagtatataatttaattttataaatatttaataaaaaataaaaatataaagaaaaaaggttaaatttAATGTGATTGT encodes the following:
- the LOC114408209 gene encoding histone deacetylase 6-like, which translates into the protein MATRERAEIENGVSLPSVGMDANKRRVTYFYKPNIDAHYHGEEYPMNPFRVDITHNLIVHYGLHRLMQINRPFLADKVDIARFHSDDYVEFLSTVSPQILAENFDSNYCQLKRFNIGGDFPILNGLFDFCRVSAGGSIGAAVCLNCSNADITINWAGGWHHAKKTKASGFCYVNDIVLGILELLKVHRVFFFSF